One genomic segment of Actinoplanes ianthinogenes includes these proteins:
- a CDS encoding mannosyltransferase family protein, with the protein MATTSPSEAAPVAPDETENHRETLWEKAGGGTGVAVAVGLLALTRVAQLLMIWWLGGASTQTGGGVFQRLLVWDGGWFLRVAMDGYPHGYTYDASHVLQANELAFFPLYPMLIRGVTLLGVPASNAALGVAWIASIGAAVALHLLGTTLYGKRAGWALVAICCTAPVSVVLSMAYSESLFIAMVAGMLAAAHRKAWLPAGLLGLGAALTRPTGAAAAIALAVAALMTVREIRAAKSTESIWSPLAAAATALAGVPLFLGWVGWRVGDWSAWFKIQTAGWGTSFDYGRSTVTFVRDALTTGDNWVQVSVAFLLLAALAAAGVALARKPWLPLAVYGVIAMVLVYGQAGFYHSKPRLLLPVLLTLLPGVVAAARARPRVAILAIGGWAFFGLWYGAYLITVWPYTM; encoded by the coding sequence ATGGCGACGACAAGCCCGAGTGAGGCGGCGCCGGTGGCTCCGGACGAGACGGAGAACCACCGGGAGACCCTCTGGGAGAAGGCCGGTGGCGGCACGGGGGTGGCCGTCGCGGTCGGCCTGCTGGCGCTGACCCGGGTCGCCCAGCTGCTGATGATCTGGTGGCTGGGCGGCGCGTCGACGCAGACCGGTGGCGGCGTGTTCCAGCGGCTGCTGGTCTGGGACGGCGGCTGGTTCCTGCGGGTCGCGATGGACGGGTACCCGCACGGTTACACGTACGACGCCAGCCACGTGCTGCAAGCCAACGAGCTGGCGTTCTTCCCGCTGTACCCGATGCTGATCCGCGGCGTCACGCTGCTCGGGGTGCCGGCCAGCAACGCCGCGCTCGGGGTGGCCTGGATCGCCTCCATCGGGGCGGCGGTCGCGCTGCACCTGCTCGGGACCACCCTGTACGGCAAGCGGGCCGGCTGGGCGCTGGTGGCGATCTGCTGCACGGCTCCGGTCTCCGTGGTGCTCTCCATGGCGTACTCGGAAAGCCTTTTCATCGCGATGGTGGCGGGCATGCTCGCCGCGGCGCACCGCAAGGCGTGGCTGCCGGCCGGTCTCCTCGGCCTCGGCGCCGCGCTGACCCGCCCGACCGGCGCCGCCGCGGCGATCGCGCTGGCGGTCGCCGCGCTGATGACGGTCCGCGAGATCCGGGCGGCCAAGAGCACCGAGAGCATCTGGAGCCCGCTCGCCGCGGCGGCCACCGCCCTGGCCGGCGTCCCGCTCTTCCTCGGCTGGGTCGGCTGGCGGGTCGGCGACTGGTCGGCCTGGTTCAAGATCCAGACGGCCGGGTGGGGCACCTCGTTCGACTACGGCCGCAGCACGGTCACCTTCGTCCGGGACGCGCTGACCACCGGCGACAACTGGGTGCAGGTCAGTGTCGCGTTCCTGCTGCTGGCCGCGCTCGCCGCCGCCGGCGTGGCACTGGCCCGCAAACCCTGGCTGCCGCTCGCCGTCTACGGCGTGATCGCCATGGTCCTGGTCTACGGTCAGGCCGGCTTCTACCATTCCAAGCCACGGCTGCTGCTGCCCGTACTGTTGACGCTCCTGCCCGGTGTCGTCGCCGCCGCCCGCGCCCGCCCCCGGGTCGCGATCCTGGCGATCGGCGGCTGGGCGTTCTTCGGTCTCTGGTACGGCGCCTACCTGATCACCGTCTGGCCCTACACGATGTGA
- the mutM gene encoding bifunctional DNA-formamidopyrimidine glycosylase/DNA-(apurinic or apyrimidinic site) lyase → MPELPEVETVRMGLAKWVTGRTIATAEVRHPRAIRRHLPGDAHFSDVLAGRTVLDVSRRGKYLWLPLDSGDAIIAHLGMSGQLLMQPADAEDEKHLRVRFTFTDGGPQLRFVDQRTFGGLSVSEGGAELPGEISHIARDPMDSLFDDEAFSARLRGRHTEIKRALLDQSLISGVGNIYADEALWRAKLHGTRPTDKLTRPAVTRLLGHVRDVLAEAIVAGGTSFDELYVNVNGESGYFDRSLNAYGREGEPCRRCGAPIRRESFMNRSSFSCPRCQPRPRLPHA, encoded by the coding sequence TTGCCTGAGCTTCCCGAGGTCGAGACCGTCCGGATGGGACTGGCCAAGTGGGTGACCGGCCGCACGATCGCCACCGCCGAGGTGCGCCACCCGCGGGCGATCCGCCGCCACCTGCCCGGTGACGCGCACTTCAGCGACGTGCTCGCCGGCCGCACCGTGCTCGACGTGTCCCGCCGCGGCAAATACCTGTGGCTGCCGCTCGACTCCGGCGACGCGATCATCGCCCACCTCGGCATGAGCGGCCAGCTGCTGATGCAGCCGGCCGACGCCGAGGACGAGAAGCACCTGCGGGTCCGCTTCACGTTCACCGACGGCGGCCCGCAGCTGCGCTTCGTCGACCAGCGCACGTTCGGTGGCCTGTCGGTGTCCGAGGGCGGCGCCGAACTGCCCGGCGAGATCTCGCACATCGCCCGCGACCCGATGGACTCGCTCTTCGACGACGAGGCGTTCTCGGCCCGGCTGCGCGGCCGGCACACCGAGATCAAGCGGGCCCTGCTCGACCAGAGCCTGATCTCCGGCGTCGGCAACATCTACGCCGACGAGGCGCTCTGGCGCGCGAAACTGCACGGCACCCGCCCGACCGACAAACTGACCCGGCCCGCGGTGACGCGGCTGCTGGGGCACGTGCGGGACGTGCTCGCCGAGGCGATCGTGGCCGGCGGGACGAGCTTCGACGAGCTCTACGTGAACGTGAACGGGGAGAGCGGGTATTTCGACCGGTCGCTGAACGCCTACGGCCGCGAGGGCGAGCCGTGCCGTCGCTGCGGCGCGCCGATCCGCCGCGAGAGCTTCATGAACCGCTCCAGCTTCAGCTGCCCCCGCTGCCAGCCCCGGCCGCGCCTCCCGCACGCCTGA